One Archangium violaceum genomic window, CTCCTCGGCAAAGGGACTTCTCCGGTGGTGTCCGAGCGACCTGAGTGCATGCCTGCTCTCCGGCGCGACAGTCACGGGGGTGGTCTCCTGGCGGTGAGCGGATGGCTTTTCGTCCGGGCGCGCCAGGACAACATTGCGACGTATCGGGACGGGTGCGCCATCGAGCGGCGCGGGATGAGGAAGCTCCGTGTCACGGAATGTCTCCAGGTCGGAAGGCGCGGACGGTGACGTCGACCGATTCCGGCGGCTCCTTTTCACACTGGGCCGGCTGCACTCGCTGAGGGATCCACTCGCCAGGAGCTGCGAGCGGATGGAGCTCACGGCGCCTCAAATCCACGCGCTGCTGTGGCTGGGGCAGGACGGGGCCCTCACCATGGGCGAGCTGGCCCGGCGGCTGGGCATCACCGAGAAGACGGTCACCGGCGTGGTGGACAGGCTCGAGCGCGAGGGCCACGTGCAGCGCGAGCGAAGCCCCGAGGACCGCCGCGTCATCCGTTGCCGGTTGACGGCCTCGGGCTCACGGCTCCACCGCAAGCTGGACCGGACCGTCGTCCAGGACATGGGGCGGATGCTGGAGCACCTGGACACCACCGACCGGCGAGCCCTCTTCCGCATCCTGGAGAAGCTCATCGCCTCGGCCGAGCCGAAGGACCGGCCCCACGGGTGAGCGGGCCCCGCGAGGCCCCGGTGGCTCCCCTCCCCTCCTTCCAGACAGGACATGCTGGAGGCCATGGACGGGTGCTCCCGGCTGCGCTTCACTGCGGCCGATGACTCCTCACGAAGCGGAAAAGGTCCTGGCGGACGCGGAAGTGGTGCCGTGCGTGGAGATGCAGCTCGCCGACGCCCGGCAGTTGGTGGAGGCATGCCTGGCTCAAGGCGTGCCGGCCCTCGTCCACCGCGAGGCGTGTAGCAAACCGAGCTGTTCCCCGAAGTTCCAGGTGCTCGTGCGTCCCGAGGACGCGCCCCGGGTCGCCGGCCTGCTCCAGCAGCGCTGGATGGACAGCCTCCAGCGAGAGGGGCTCCTCCCGGAGGGCCGGGCGCCCCAGGCGATCCCCGAGGACGGCGAGCTTCCGTGCCCCGCATGCGGCACGGCCGGGCCCCTGGTCCAGGGCGCGTGCGGCGACTGCGGACTGCAGCTCGAGTGAGCCGCCGTCCGTGGATGGTGACTACTGGCTGGAGGAGGCGGCGGCCTCGTCGCCCGGGCGCCGCACCACCTCGGCGGTGGGCGCCGTCACGGGCTCGAGCAGGGTGAGGTCGGCCACCACGGGGTAGTGGTCGGACGCGTTCACGCGCAGCACCTTGCTCCGCCTGGGCATGAAGCGCTCACACGCCAGCACGTAGTCGATGCGCAGGTTGGGGATGATGGGCAGCGGGTAGGTGTCCGCGGAGCCCTCGCCGCGCAGGGCGAACACGTCCAGCAACTCGCGCTTGAAGAGGCGCAGGGAGCCCGCGTCGGGCGTGTCGTTCATGTCGCCCATCAGGAGCTTGGGCCGCGGATCCTCGCTCATCCACTTCATGATGGCCGCGCTCTGGCGCACGCGGATGTTCCCGTTGAAGGGGCGCCGGGTGAGGTGGGTGACGTAGACGCTCACCTCCTGCCCATGCACCTTCATGAGGATGCGGGCGACGGTGCGCGGCTCGGTGCCGGGCTCCACGGGCAGCGGATGCTGCTCCACGGACTCCAATGGGAAGCGGGAGAGGATCGCCACCCCGTAGTCCCCTCCGTGCAGCGAGGTGGTGCGGAAGTGGGCGTAGTAGGGCAACCCGGTGCGCTGGGCCAGCTCCGCGGGCTGGTGCAACCCGTTGGCGCGCCGCGTGTGCACATCCACCTCCTGGAGCGCGACGATGTCGGGCTCGGCGGAGCGGATGGTGTCGGCCACCTTGTCCAGGCCACGGATCGCGGACTGGATGTTGAAGGTCATGACCCGCAGGTCACCTTCGGATCGCGTCCGCGCCATCACGGGAACCGCCAGGGTCCCGGGAGCCGAGAGCGTCACGGGGGCGGTCCCTGCGCGCAGGGAGGGGGAGGAACACGCGAGCGGAGTCGCGAGGAACAGGCCGGCGAGGAGTCGGTCGATTCGCATGCAGGGGGGACCGATCATCGCAGCAAGAAGGGATACCGTCTTCCCCACATGTGAAGCCAGGCAGGAGGGCAGCCAGGCGGACTAGAGCCACGCGAAGCCTTCTCGCAGTGCTTCCCGACCGCCGCCCTCGAGCACCTGGCCGTGGCACGGCACCACCCGGTCGAAGTCCCACGAGAGCACGCGCTCCCTCCAGGCGCGCAGCGCGGCCTTGTCCTTCACCATGGACTTGAGCAGCCAGGTGGGCGCCAACCGGCCATAGGCCCCGCACAGCTTCAGGTAGGTGCGTGTCAGCCACGAGGATGTTTCGTGGATGTTGAAGGCCAGGTCGGTGAGCAGCAACGTGCGGCTCGGGCGGTGCAGGAAGACGAACTCCTCGAACCTGGGGATGCCGTGCGCCAGCAGCAGCTCGATGTCCGGTGACTGGCCCACGTCCATCACGTCCGACAGCTCCACGTCGATGCGCAGGTCCGGCCGCTTCTTGCGCAGCCCCGCGGGCGCGAGCACCTTCGCGGAGGGGTATGCGGCGGCCCAGTCCCCGAGCCACAGGTGGTGCATCACATTGGGCGCCACCAGGAAGCGCACCGGCCCCAGGGCGTCCACCTCGCTCCGAGCCTCCGCATCCATCTTCACGGGCGAGTGCAGCCACAGGCCCCCCTCCGACAGGCGGATCACCGTCATCCGTCCGCCCAGATCGAAGCCACTCATGCGGAAGGGGACCTCCAGGACGAAGACATCATCGGACAGCGGACGCAGCATGGCGCGCTCCTTGGCTGTTGACCCGTGTACCCGAAACCAATCCGTGGCCGGAAAGCCAGATCTCCCGGTGACCCTGGGCGGCTGACCTGGGAGCCCCAGGCGTTCTATCCTGACGCCCTCCGCCCCTCGACCACCGGCCTGTCGCCCAGGAGCCGCTCCCGATGCATCGACGTCTGCTCGATTTCGGCATCACCGTCCTCGGCATGGTGGCGTCATGGGTCTGGGGCATCATGGGCCCCCTCCACTCGCTCCTCATGCGGCTGAGGTGGAAGCGCTTCCGGATGTATCAGTTCAAGACGCGCCCGGATGACGTGTTCATCGTGACGTATCCGAAGTCCGGCACCACCTGGATGCAGATGATCGCCTGGCAGTTGAAATCGGAGGGGAGCCTGGACTTCCGTCACATCGAGGACGTGGTCCCCTTCATCGATCGCTGCGGCCCGGCGGATCTGCCCCGGCTGGAGGCGCTCGAGTCCCCCCGCTTCTTCAAGAGCCACCTCCCCTACGAGGACGTGCCGTCCGGTGCCCGGTACATCTACGTCGTCCGAAACCTCAAGGACGTCGCGGTCTCGTACTACTACCACTACCTCTTGATGGAGGACTTCCGGGGCGGGCTCGACGCCTTCGTGAAGATGCTGGTGGACCGGCGCACGCACGGAGGGAGCTGGGCCCGGCATGTCCTCTCCTGGCTGGAGCACCGCGACGCACCGAACGTGCTGTTCCTCTCCTATGACGAGATGCAGGCGGATCTGCCGGGGACGCTCCGGCGCGTGGCCCGGTTCAGTGGCATCGCGTTGGACGAGGCGCGCCTGCCCCTGCTCGTGGAGCAGTGCGGTGTGGCCTTCATGAAGAAACTCGAGGCCCGCTTCGACCCGCGGCTGAGCCGCCGGGGAAACTTCGTCCGCAAGGGCGAGACGGGCGAGGGACTGCGCGAGCTGGACGCGACGCTCCAGGCGGAGCTGGCGGCCGAGGAACAGCAGGTGCTCGACCGGGCCCGGGTGCTGGACTCCTCGGGCGCGCTGGAGCGGCTGCTGCGAGGAGAGGCGCCCACGCACGCGGCGGCCACGGAGGCCACTCCCGAAAAGCAGCAAAAGATGGGGTAGGGGTTGGCATTTCGAACACTTATACGCTTATCATGTCCCTCGCCGTCCCAACTCGCATCACCTGGAGGATTCAATGACTGATTCCCAAGTTGACGAGATCCTGGCTGGTTGGCTGTCCGGTTCCGAGTCTGCCTTTGGCATGAACAACCCGGCGGGTCCTCTGTATCTGGGTGGCGAGGCGACGGAGGCCGCGCTGACCAACTCGACCGACGCGCTGTACACCGGCTGTAGCTCCTGCACCGGGTCGCTGCACAGCTACTGCTGCTGATTTCCGTCTCACGAAGTCACCGTGAAGCACCGTGCGGCATCGGATGCCTCGGCTCCGGTGCCGCACCGGTTTTGGAGAGCCCTGCATGGGATTCGAGGAGTCGGAAGGATTCGCGCGCCCGGTGGCCCTGTTCATCGCGCCGTTCCTGGGGACGCTGGCCGAACGGCTGGGCCAGGTGCGCGGCCTTGGTGAGGCGGAGCGCGCCATCGTCCACGCGGCCGCCGATGCGGCCCTCCGCAACAACGCCCAGGCCAGACTCAACCGGGTGCTGCTGCTGGAGCTCCACGCCGCGGGAATGACGGGCAAGCTCAGCGCCACCGACGAGCAGCAGCGGTGGGCGCAGTTCCTCGAGCTGGCCTGCACCGCTCCCTTCGGCGAGCACCTGCGCCGCCGCTACCCGACGCTGCACGAGCGGCTCGCCACCGTCTGCCGGTTGCAGCTCGACGCGGTACTCACCCTGGTGGAACGCTTCGTCGCCGATCGGGACGCCCTCACCGGGTTGCCGGGCCAGCCCGGTGGAGAGCTGCGCGCCCTCTCGCTCGGCGCCGGTGACTCCCACCGGGGCGGGCACACCGTGGCGCGGCTCGACTTCGCGCACGGCTCGGTGATGTACAAACCGAGATCGGTCCAGGTCGACAGCGCGCTCCAGGCATTGCTGGACCGCGTCCTGACCGATACGCCCGCCCAGGAGCGCATCCGGATTCCACGCGTGCTGATGCGTGACGGCTACGGCTGGGCGGAGTTCGTCGAGCACCGCTACTGCGAGGGCGAGGCCGAGCTGACCCGCTTCTACCGCAACCTCGGCCACTGGCTCGCCGTGATGCGACTGCTCGGGGGCACGGACCTGCACTCGGAGAACCTCATCGCGCACGGCCCGGTCCCCGTGGTGGTGGACGTGGAGAGCCTGTTCACCCAGGACCCCCTGGTTCCCCCCTCCGGCCGGGGCGACGCGGTGGACGTCGCCGCCCAGACGATCCGCGGCACCGTGCTACGCACCGGCCTGCTGCCCATCCGCGCCGATGGTCTCGCCCTGGCCGGCGTGGACATCTCCGCCGTGGGCGCGCTGCCCGGACAGCAACCGAAGATCCAGGTCCCCACCATCGTCGACGGAGGGAGCGCCTCCGCGCGCCTGGGAATGACCACGGTGGAGCTGCCACCGACGAAGAACCATCCCAGTCCACGTCCCGTCCTCGAACGCTACTGGGACCAGATCGTCACCGGATTCCGGGAGCTGACCGCGCACCTCGTGAAGCTGGACGCGGAGCACGGCATGACCGGACTGCTGCGCCCCTTCCTCGGCTGCGAGGTCCGGCGCATCCTCCGGCCGACCCAGGCCTACGCGGAGATCGGCCGGATGCTGTGGCATCCCGCCTCGCTGCACAACGAGCCCGCCGCGGTCGAGCGCGCCAGGGACATCCTGCTCCGCAACGCCCATGCGATACCCGGCGCACCGACCGGGCCCGAGGAGATCAACCGCGAGATTGGCGACCTGCTCGCGGGCGACGTCCCCGTCTTCACGGCCCTCGTGGACGACGCGCTACTCGAGAAGACCGTCGACACGTGGCGATCGGCCGACCTCCCCCGGGAGGAGATGACCATCCAGGGCGCACTGGTCAGCGCCTACCTGAACGAGCGCGTCCTGCCGCCTCGCAGGCAGGTCCCCACGCAGCGGCTCGACCGGGAGCGGTTGGACGGCCGCCGCAGGGCCCTCGCAGCCCGGCTGGTCGAACAACTGTGCGACGCGGCCGTCCGCGGCAAGGACGGAACCGCCACGTGGATCAGCCCGGTGCTCACCGAGTTCGGCTGGGCCATCCGCCCGTTGACCGCCGACGTGTACAGCGGGCAGGGCGGGGTCTCGGTCGTCCTCGCCGAGTACCTGCACGAGGTGCGTCGCCGGCGGGCCGATGCGGTGGACGGCGTGGCGGAGACCCTCGTCGGCGCCCTGGCGGTGCTCCGCGCGACGGAGGACCAGGTGCCCACCCCGCAGCTCGGTGCGTTCCTGGGCCTGGCCTCGCAGGTGTGGACCTGGAGCACGCTGTACGATCTGCTGGGCGAGCCGTGGATGCTGGAGCGTGCGCGCGCCCGCGCCCAGGTGCTCGACCAGCGGATGGGCGAGGAGGACAACCTGCTGGAGATCATCAGTGGGGTGTCCGGCGTCATCGTGCCGATGCTCAACCTGGCCGAGCAGACCGGAGAGGAGCGATGGCTGCGCACCGCCGCCGCCGCGAGCCGCCGGTTGGAGAGCACCGCGAAGATCGACGAGACAGGCGCGCGGTGGTCGACCTCGATGTTCCCCGAGGCCATTGGAGGCTTCGCCCACGGCGCGACGGGCATTGGCTGGGCGCTGGCCCGGCTGGGACTCAGCGCCGCCGGCACGGAGGCCGACCGTCGGCGGTGGCTCGAGCTGGCCGACCGCGCCTTCGCCTTCGAGGAATCGCTGTACCGCCCGGAGGCGGGCAACTGGGCCGATGCGCGCAAGGGCAGCGCCGTCGAGTTCCTCACCGCCTGGTGCCATGGCAGCACGGGCATCGGGCTCGCCGCCTGCGACCTCTACGTCCGCACCCGGGAGCAACGCCACCTGGACGTGGCCCGCCGCGCCTGTGCCGCCGGCCTCCGCGAGGGCTTCGGCTGGAGCCACACGCTCTGTCATGGCGACCTCGGGTTGTGGGAACTGCTGAACACCGGGCGGCGCATCGACCCCGGCTACAAAGGACCCGACCGGGACTGGATGGACGCGGAGATCCTCTCCAGCCTGGAGGAGCGGGGACCGGTGGGGGGCCTGGCGCGAGAGGCCTTCTCCCCCGGCCTGATGCCGGGGCTCAGTGGCGTCATCCACCTCCTGCTCAGGATGCACCCCGAGCAACGTCTCCCCTCGCCTCTGCTGATGGACAGGGGTTGCTGATGGACGGAGGGGGCAGGCAGGGGTGCAATCGTTACAAGAAGGGAAATTCCTTTCCCAGTAGAAAGGCCAGCCAGAGGTAACTCCAGCGGTCATTCGGGAGAGAGAAGTTCCCTCTCGTTCCAAGGACTTGGAAAGGGAGTCCCCGTCCCGGGGGGCGGGTGGGCCGCGCTTTGCACAAGCGGCCGAGCGGAAGGAGTTTCCGCGTGTCCACCCGGTCCCGCTCCACAGGCTTCACCCTCGTCGAACTGCTCGTGGGAGTCGCCCTCCTCGGCATCCTGGCGACGCTCGCGGGCATGGCCGTGTTCCACGGAGCCACGCGCGCTCGCGTCAGCAATGCCGCCTTCGAAGTGGCCGCGCTGTACACCGCCGCACAGATGCGGGCCAGCAGCATGGGCGTGCCCCACTACGTCGTCTTCCATGACGACGGCACCGGGTTCGGCGTGTCGATGCTGGAGCGCGCGGACGCGCTCGGCGCCTTCAACTGGGCCAGCGACGATGTGACGAACCTCTCCGCCGTGGGGGGCGTCCTGCACGAGCGGCTGCGGCTCTCCCACGAGAGCGGCCTGGGCTTCCTGGACCTCGGCGCCCCGCGCTCGGACTTCCCGACACTGCCCGCGCCCTTCGCCTCCATCTCCCTCACGCCGTCCGGCTCGGGCCGGCTGCTCGGTGGGTGCACCTTCTGCACCGAGGGCACCGGCGGCGCCCGGGGCGTCATCCGCTTCTCTCCCAATGGCACCGTCCAGATGATGACGGGCGGGACGGAGACCGGCGGCGTCATCGCCTTCGCACCCGACTCGCGCGGGTCCGGCCCGCCCCGGTGGGTCGTCATCGCCGCGCCGGCCGGTGCCATCCGCGTCTTCTAGGAGGACTCGTCACCATGTCTCCGACTCCCCACGCTCGCAGACTCCGTGGATTCAGCCTCATCGAGGCCATGGCGGCCCTCGTCGTCTTCACCATCGGCATCCTCGGCGTGCTGCAGATGAACGTGCTGGCCAGCCAGCAGAACGGGCTCGCCCGGCGCCAGTCCACCGCGAGCAAGATCGCCCGCGACATGGTGGACGCCTTCGAGCGCCTGCCCTTCGACCACGCGCTGCTGTCTTCCGAGAGCACCATCGACCCGGGGGATCCGCGCTTCCTCCGCTTCGACGAGGCCGACGGCCGGGTGATGTTGGAGGACGCGGTGGCGCTCGTCGGGGAGCGCCCGCTGCTCGGCGCGGCCCACGCGAGCGTGAGCACCGAGGGCACCTACGAGGTGGCGTGGCGGGTGGCGCCCCTGAAGAACGACGAGGGCACCACCGAGGCCCGCCGCATCCTGGTGATGGTGCGCTTCCCCACCACGGCCGGGAGCCTCAAGCAGGTCAACGTCTGGGCGGTGAAGTTCAACCCCCAGGCCATCGGCTGGGGCGCCGCGGCCATCCCGGAGATTTGAGCATGCGCGTGCCTCGTCGCCCTCGTGGCTTCTCGCTCATCGAGCTGCTCGTCTCCGTCGCCATCGGCGGCGTGGTGCTCACCGGCATCTGCCTCGTCTTCATCTCGCAGGCCTGGCAGTACCAGGCCCACGCGAGCCGCCGCGCGGTGCAGGCCAGTGTGCGGCAGGCGCTGGGCTTCGTGGAGCGGCACGTGCGCAACGCGGGCTACGGCGTGGACCCGGACCGGGCCATCCTCGCCTATGACTCCTTCGACGCGGCCGGCAACGCGCCCGGCGACGGGTACCCGGACGGCATCACCGTCCACGCGCGCGACCTGTACTTCCGCCGCCGCGCCACCACCGTGGGCACGGACTTCCTGCGGTTCGATCTCGAGCTCCAGCGTCCGCTGCGCAAGGGGGAGATCCTGCTCGTCCTCTGCCCCGGCGCCATCCGCTACGCCTACGTGACGGTGGGGGAGACAGCTCCCGTGGGGGCCGACACCGTCCAGCTGGACACCGCCCCCTCTCCGATGGACTCGCCCTCGGGGCCTCCGGGCACGCTCTTCCACGAGCAGGACCAGTTGAATGAGGCCTGCTTCCACGACACCGAGCCGCCCGTGGTGGTGAAGGTGGAGCGCTCCAGCTTCTACGTCGCGTCCTTCGACGACGACGGAGACCCGGCCACTCCCGGCGCCACGCCCTACCTCATGCTGCACCGGGGGGTGGACATCAACGGAGACGGCACCATCGACGGGGCGGACGCCGCGCCCATCGCGGTGGGCATCGAGCAACTCCAGGTGGCCTACATCCTCAACACCCTGGGGGACACGCCGCCGCCGCTCGTGGGCGTGGACGACACCGTGCCCTGGGGCGAGACGTGGCACACCGGGACGCCCGAAACGGACCGGCCTCGCCTGGATGACGCCTATGCCTCGCCCCGGCGCCTCGGCTCGCACCCGGCCAACATCCGTCAGGTGCGGCTCACCGTCGTCGCGCGCAGCACCAGGGCCGACACGCAGCGCCCCGGGGATGACGTGCTCACACCGGGCGCCGGAGACGCCGACGGCCCCTCCCTCCCCTCCGGCAGCACCGCCTGGCGGCAGCTCGAGAACCTGGGCACCACGCCCGCGAAGGCCTTCGATCCGCGCGGAGGTGGCTTCAGCCGCGCCGTGCTGCGCGAGGCCATCGCCCCCAAGAACCTGCTGATGCGCTCGCAGTTCATCCCCATCCACCCAGGAGGAGGTTGAGCCCATGCCTCTCCGTCCCCGTCACGCCGCGCCCCGAGGCATGGCCCTCGTGCTGGCGCTCATCGTCGTGGTCCTCGTCACCCTGCTGGTGGCGGGGGCCATCTCCTTCACCGGCACCGAGCGCAACGCCGCGGTGCTCCAGACGCGCGCGGACTCGCTCTCGGCCTGCACGCAGGCGGCGCGCAACCTCTTCCTCGCGCGCCTGCGGGTGCTCACCCCGGGCACCGCCGGCCAGGTGAAGCTCGATGACGCGTATGGCCAGGGTCTCATCCGCGCGGGCCACTTCACCGGCACGCCCGCGGCGCCCGCTTCCGAAACGACTCCGCCGCCCACGCTGACCCACGTGGAGCGACTGCCCGCCAACCTCGTGGGTGCCTCGCGCGACACGGCCCGGGACATCAGCAACACGCTCGGCGACGCGGCCGAGGGGGCCTACTGGTACTCCGTCACGGCGCTCTGCCAGGAGTACCCGGGCGGCCCCGAGCGGGAAGTCGAATTCGTCGTCCGTGTCGGCCTTCAGTAGCCCCCCTCCGAGGAACAACCCCCATGAACCCCTGGAGCCATCTCCCCCGCCTGTGTGCCACCGCGCTCCTGCTCACCTCCGCCCGCACCCACGCGGAAGGGCCCGAGGCGAAGGCCGCCTGTTGTCAGCTCACCACCTCGCTGGCCGCCGAGGCCCTGCGCGGCGAGGACCTCACCGGCGACGAGCGCTTCTTCATGAGCGAGGGCACGCCGCCCAACGTCCACTTCCTCATCGACACCTCGGCGTCCATGCGCGAGCTGCCCCAGGTGCGGGAAGGCAACCACGAGGCCTTCTTCGCCTCGGGTGACGGGTGCTCCCAGCCGGACCTGCTCGCGATGCAGGCGGCCAACGGGTGGAACCCGGCCGTGAACTACCCGGTGCCCGACGCGGACCACCCCACCCTGTTCCAGAACGACAAGTTCTACGGGTACATGTTCTGGGAGGACTCCAACGCACCGGCCTCCCAATGGAACACGAAGGAGGAGGTCTGCGCCTTCCAGCACCCGGCGAGCGCGGATCCGACGCGGGCGCTCTACGACGCCTGTCTCTCGTGTCTGCGGACGAAGGGCTTCTACAAGCGGCCCGGAGCCACGGGCGCGCGGCCGGGCACGGACCCGCGCAAGCTCACCTTCGCCTTCTCGGGCCGGCTCCTCAACTTCAACCCGCCCAAGTACGTGACGGCGAAGGCGGTCCTCAAGTCCATCATCAAGGACATGCGCCGGGTGCGCGTGGGCCTCAGCTACTTCGACGCGGACAACTCGGTGCACGGCGCGCTCATGGCCATGCCGCAGGGCCCCGCGTGCGACCAACTCGGCGCGGACCCGCGGGCCTTCGACACCGTGCGCGCCAACTACCTGGCGGCCGTGGACGGGCTGCGCTTCAAGGCCGCCACCCCGCTGGCCGAGTCGCTCCTCAACCTCGGGCAGTACTTCTCCTCCAGCAACGCGCTCTACACGGACGTGTTCGGCTTCGACGGCAGCTACCTCAAGAGCGGCTTCCAGAACACGCTCCTCACGCGGCCGGAGCGCAGCTGGTGCTGGGGCTGCCAGTCCACCTCCATCGTCATCGTCACGGACGGCGAGCCGAGCGCCGACGACCACGTCCCGGCCGGCACCCTCGAGGCCCTCAACGGGGGCGCGGTGGAGTGCCCCGCCTCGGAGCCGTGCGTGGAGGACGCGCAGCACAAGCTGGATGACGTGGCGAAGCTGCTCGCCACGCAGGACCTGCAGCGCGCGAGCCCCGAGGTGGTGGGCGACTTCGACACGAAGGGCCGGCAGAGCCTCACCATCCACGCCATCGGCTTCGGGGTGAACGCCAACATCCTCAAGAACGCCGCGCGCGTGGGAGGCGGGCTCTACCACCAGGCCAATGACGGCGCGGGGCTGAAGCAGGCCCTGGAGGAGATCATCGCCAACGTGAACCGGCGCTCCACGTCCTTCTCGGCGGCGTCCATGTCCGGGCAGCTCGGGGGCACGACGGGCACGCTGGTGCCCCGCCTGCGTCCGGGCCGGGACCACGACGAGCCATGGCGCGGGTACCTGTACCGCTACAAGCTCACCTCGGAGCTGCTGCTCGGCTGCACGCCATCACGGGCCAGCGCGGGCGATGACCCGTGGGACCTCAACGGGGACAAGGACTGCGAGGACGCCCACCTCATCGACGCGGACGACGATGCCGTCGTGGAGAACGAGCTGGGGGACTTCGTGAAGCTGAAGGACCGGCTGCAACCGGCCAGGCCCTTCTGGGAGGCGGGCCAGAAGCTCAAGGCCTCGGCGGCGCCCACCCAGCGGTGGAGGACGCGCGCCATCTACACCATCGTGGACAACGGAGGCCCCACGGGCGTGCCGGACGGGCGCATCGACTCGAATGACACGCCGGTGGCCTTCACCGAGGACAACGCCCCGGCGCTGCGCGGCTACCTGGGCATCGGCGAGGGCGGCTGCACGGTGGCCGGCGAGACGCTGGGCCCGGACGCCTGCGCGCGGGCCGTCATCCGCTACTACCGGGGCGCGGACGTGCTGAACGAGGACAGGACCCGGCGCGACTTCGACCGGCCCTTCCTGCTGCACGACATCTTCCACTCGGCGCCACAGAGCGTGGAGCCGCCCATGCCCCGGGACTATTGTGGTTTCTCGCAGCAGTGCCTGCAGACGCTCCACACCGGCCGCACGGAGCAGGCGGCGTACACGGACACGGACACGGGCCCGGGCTCGGGCTCGGGCCGCACGCACGGGGCCTATGACGAATACGTGAAGCTGCACCAGGATCGCGACCGGGTGGTGCTGGTGGGCTCCAACGGCGGCATGCTGCACGCCTTCCACAACGGGAGCCGCACCGGGAAGGACCCGCTCACCGGCCTGCCGCGGCACGACGAGGGCACGGGCGAGGAGCTCTGGGCCTTCGTCCCACCGGACATGCTGCCCAAGCTGCTGCCCAAGCTGGGCAAGCACGGCTGGTTCGTGGACGGCACGCCCATGGTGCGCGAGGCCTGGCTGGACGGCGTGGGCACCGACCGGGACGCGGTGGCCGACGGGAAGAAACAGGCCAGTGAGTTCCGCACCGTGGCCGTCGTGGGCTCGGGCACGGGCGGGGTGCACCGCTTCGCGCTGGACCTGACGGAGCTGCTGAAGAGCCCGGGAGCCAGTCAGCCGGGCCGCGCGCCCAACCAGAAGGGGGACTTCCTGTGGATGTGGCCGCAGCCGTGCGACACGCTCGCGCTGCAACTGGGCGAAAGCGATGGCCACTTCGCCCCCCGGCCTCCGCCCATCGGCCCGGTGGCGATGGCGGACCCCGACGGCCCGTGGCGCGTGGACGGCACGCCGGCCCGTGAGGAGTGGGTGGTCTTCTTGAACGGGGGCTTCGACCGCTCGCTCAGCCGGGGCCGGGGCCTGGCCATGGTGGACCTCAAGACGGGCGAGACGCTGTGGAGCTTCTTCCACGGCGACGGCACCGAGCGCTCCGAGAACCTGCGCCACCCCT contains:
- a CDS encoding MarR family winged helix-turn-helix transcriptional regulator is translated as MSRNVSRSEGADGDVDRFRRLLFTLGRLHSLRDPLARSCERMELTAPQIHALLWLGQDGALTMGELARRLGITEKTVTGVVDRLEREGHVQRERSPEDRRVIRCRLTASGSRLHRKLDRTVVQDMGRMLEHLDTTDRRALFRILEKLIASAEPKDRPHG
- a CDS encoding endonuclease/exonuclease/phosphatase family protein encodes the protein MIGPPCMRIDRLLAGLFLATPLACSSPSLRAGTAPVTLSAPGTLAVPVMARTRSEGDLRVMTFNIQSAIRGLDKVADTIRSAEPDIVALQEVDVHTRRANGLHQPAELAQRTGLPYYAHFRTTSLHGGDYGVAILSRFPLESVEQHPLPVEPGTEPRTVARILMKVHGQEVSVYVTHLTRRPFNGNIRVRQSAAIMKWMSEDPRPKLLMGDMNDTPDAGSLRLFKRELLDVFALRGEGSADTYPLPIIPNLRIDYVLACERFMPRRSKVLRVNASDHYPVVADLTLLEPVTAPTAEVVRRPGDEAAASSSQ
- a CDS encoding DUF4336 domain-containing protein, with product MLRPLSDDVFVLEVPFRMSGFDLGGRMTVIRLSEGGLWLHSPVKMDAEARSEVDALGPVRFLVAPNVMHHLWLGDWAAAYPSAKVLAPAGLRKKRPDLRIDVELSDVMDVGQSPDIELLLAHGIPRFEEFVFLHRPSRTLLLTDLAFNIHETSSWLTRTYLKLCGAYGRLAPTWLLKSMVKDKAALRAWRERVLSWDFDRVVPCHGQVLEGGGREALREGFAWL
- a CDS encoding sulfotransferase domain-containing protein; this encodes MHRRLLDFGITVLGMVASWVWGIMGPLHSLLMRLRWKRFRMYQFKTRPDDVFIVTYPKSGTTWMQMIAWQLKSEGSLDFRHIEDVVPFIDRCGPADLPRLEALESPRFFKSHLPYEDVPSGARYIYVVRNLKDVAVSYYYHYLLMEDFRGGLDAFVKMLVDRRTHGGSWARHVLSWLEHRDAPNVLFLSYDEMQADLPGTLRRVARFSGIALDEARLPLLVEQCGVAFMKKLEARFDPRLSRRGNFVRKGETGEGLRELDATLQAELAAEEQQVLDRARVLDSSGALERLLRGEAPTHAAATEATPEKQQKMG
- a CDS encoding DUF6229 family protein, whose translation is MTDSQVDEILAGWLSGSESAFGMNNPAGPLYLGGEATEAALTNSTDALYTGCSSCTGSLHSYCC
- a CDS encoding type 2 lanthipeptide synthetase LanM family protein; protein product: MGFEESEGFARPVALFIAPFLGTLAERLGQVRGLGEAERAIVHAAADAALRNNAQARLNRVLLLELHAAGMTGKLSATDEQQRWAQFLELACTAPFGEHLRRRYPTLHERLATVCRLQLDAVLTLVERFVADRDALTGLPGQPGGELRALSLGAGDSHRGGHTVARLDFAHGSVMYKPRSVQVDSALQALLDRVLTDTPAQERIRIPRVLMRDGYGWAEFVEHRYCEGEAELTRFYRNLGHWLAVMRLLGGTDLHSENLIAHGPVPVVVDVESLFTQDPLVPPSGRGDAVDVAAQTIRGTVLRTGLLPIRADGLALAGVDISAVGALPGQQPKIQVPTIVDGGSASARLGMTTVELPPTKNHPSPRPVLERYWDQIVTGFRELTAHLVKLDAEHGMTGLLRPFLGCEVRRILRPTQAYAEIGRMLWHPASLHNEPAAVERARDILLRNAHAIPGAPTGPEEINREIGDLLAGDVPVFTALVDDALLEKTVDTWRSADLPREEMTIQGALVSAYLNERVLPPRRQVPTQRLDRERLDGRRRALAARLVEQLCDAAVRGKDGTATWISPVLTEFGWAIRPLTADVYSGQGGVSVVLAEYLHEVRRRRADAVDGVAETLVGALAVLRATEDQVPTPQLGAFLGLASQVWTWSTLYDLLGEPWMLERARARAQVLDQRMGEEDNLLEIISGVSGVIVPMLNLAEQTGEERWLRTAAAASRRLESTAKIDETGARWSTSMFPEAIGGFAHGATGIGWALARLGLSAAGTEADRRRWLELADRAFAFEESLYRPEAGNWADARKGSAVEFLTAWCHGSTGIGLAACDLYVRTREQRHLDVARRACAAGLREGFGWSHTLCHGDLGLWELLNTGRRIDPGYKGPDRDWMDAEILSSLEERGPVGGLAREAFSPGLMPGLSGVIHLLLRMHPEQRLPSPLLMDRGC
- a CDS encoding pilus assembly FimT family protein; protein product: MSTRSRSTGFTLVELLVGVALLGILATLAGMAVFHGATRARVSNAAFEVAALYTAAQMRASSMGVPHYVVFHDDGTGFGVSMLERADALGAFNWASDDVTNLSAVGGVLHERLRLSHESGLGFLDLGAPRSDFPTLPAPFASISLTPSGSGRLLGGCTFCTEGTGGARGVIRFSPNGTVQMMTGGTETGGVIAFAPDSRGSGPPRWVVIAAPAGAIRVF